A stretch of Prunus dulcis chromosome 6, ALMONDv2, whole genome shotgun sequence DNA encodes these proteins:
- the LOC117631744 gene encoding pentatricopeptide repeat-containing protein At3g22470, mitochondrial-like — protein sequence MLKMMIRTTTAATSSCYCWSSRGMNCLHFNSTFLVFVNNYYAFFHSQPSKPIKSTRTQLEQPKRDLPKITNVEDAFNVFDRMLQMRPLPSVVRFNKILGQVAKLKHYSAVISFYNKMGVSRIGHDVCTLNILINSYCHLNQMGFSLSVLGKFFKLGLEPSVFTFTTLINGFLLENRVVQAAELFNKMINAGNCQPDAVTYGTLVKGFCMKGNNSAAIQLLRKMEEGACEPGLVVYNTIIDSLFKDKLVDDALNLLSEMMSKGIAPDVITYTSLIHGVCKLGEWKEAKRLLNEMVSKSIFPDVRTYNVLVDTLCKEGMVLEAEGVVEMMIQRGIEPDTVTYSSLMDGYCLRGEMSKARKVFKLMLSKGSMVDVICYSALINGYCKHKMMDEAMMLLREMTCKGLVPNIAIYNTLVDGYCKVGKLGDAQQLFSEMQACGQLPDVQTYAILLDGLCKNRQISTAIQLFKEMEGKKVDVDIVIYAILIKGLCIAEKIESAKELFCSLSSRGLQLDVRTYNIMINGLCIGGRTSEAEKLLIEMEEKGCSPNGWTYNVIIRGFINNNETVRAMELIQQMVKGRFSADASTTELIIDLLCKDKVDPALLPLMQKENYELNLPQLKLKRSSDHPNKH from the coding sequence atgctgaagatgatgatacGGACTACAACTGCTGCTACTTCTTCTTGTTATTGCTGGAGCAGCAGAGGTATGAATTGTCTTCACTTTAACTCCACTTTTCTCGTTTTCGTCAACAATTACTATGCTTTCTTTCACTCTCAACCTTCGAAACCGATCAAATCCACAAGAACCCAACTAGAGCAGCCAAAAAGAGACTTACCCAAAATCACAAATGTTGAGGATGCTTTCAATGTGTTCGATAGAATGCTTCAAATGCGCCCTCTGCCTTCTGTTGTCCGTTTCAATAAAATCTTGGGTCAAGTtgcaaaattgaaacattaCTCGGCTGTCATCTCATTCTATAACAAAATGGGTGTGTCGAGAATTGGACATGATGTTTGTACCCTAAACATTCTCATAAATTCTTattgtcacctaaaccaaatGGGGTTTAGTTTATCTGTACTGGGAAAATTCTTCAAACTTGGTCTTGAACCAAGTGTCTTTACCTTCACCACTCTAATCAACGGCTTTCTTCTCGAGAATAGAGTGGTTCAGGCAGCAGAACTTTTCAATAAAATGATCAACGCTGGTAATTGTCAGCCTGATGCTGTTACTTATGGCACGCTAGTAAAGGGCTTTTGCATGAAAGGTAACAACAGTGCTGCTATTCAGTTGCTTAGGAAGATGGAGGAAGGAGCTTGCGAGCCTGGCTTAGTTGTCTATAACACAATCATCGACAGTCTTTTTAAGGATAAACTAGTTGATGATGCATTGAACCTCTTATCAGAAATGATGAGCAAGGGTATTGCCCCAGATGTCATTACCTATACATCCTTGATTCATGGAGTTTGCAAATTAGGCGAGTGGAAAGAAGCTAAAAGGTTGTTGAATGAAATGGTGAGTAAAAGCATATTTCCAGATGTGCGCACGTACAATGTCTTGGTAGACACACTTTGTAAGGAGGGGATGGTCTTGGAAGCAGAAGGTGTGGTAGAAATGATGATTCAAAGAGGTATTGAACCTGACACGGTTACGTACAGTTCACTCATGGATGGTTACTGTTTGCGAGGAGAAATGAGCAAGGCTAGAAAAGTTTTTAAACTAATGCTTAGCAAGGGATCGATGGTTGATGTTATTTGTTATAGCGCATTGATAAATGGATATTGTAAACATAAGATGATGGATGAGGCCATGATGCTACTTCGGGAAATGACTTGTAAGGGACTGGTTCCAAATATCGCTATTTATAACACTCTCGTCGACGGTTATTGCAAAGTGGGGAAATTAGGTGATGCACAACAGTTGTTCTCAGAGATGCAAGCTTGTGGTCAACTTCCAGATGTTCAAACTTATGCTATTCTACTGGATGGCCTATGTAAAAACCGACAAATTTCTACAGCAATCCAACTGTTTAAAGAGATGGAAGGCAAGAAGGTGGATGTAGATATTGTGATTTACGCTATTCTTATTAAAGGTTTGTGCATAgctgaaaaaattgaatctgcAAAGGAACTCTTTTGTAGTTTATCATCAAGAGGGCTTCAACTGGATGTAAGGACATATAACATAATGATTAATGGACTCTGTATTGGGGGCCGAACAAGTGAAGCAGAAAAGCTGCTTATCGAAATGGAAGAGAAAGGTTGTTCTCCAAATGGGTGGACCTACAACGTAATTATTCGAGGGTTTATCAATAACAATGAGACAGTAAGGGCGATGGAACTTATTCAACAAATGGTGAAGGGGCGTTTCTCTGCAGATGCTTCAACTACAGAATTGATAATTGATCTATTGTGTAAAGATAAAGTAGATCCTGCATTGTTGCCATTGATGCAAAAAGAGAATTATGAACTGAATTTGCCTCAGTTAAAGTTGAAAAGATCTTCTGACCATCCCAATAAACATTGA